One window of Botrimarina mediterranea genomic DNA carries:
- a CDS encoding lamin tail domain-containing protein has product MASFRNRQWGFRTLTKAPRAKVGNQRARRRMRVEGLEDRRMMAVVINEIHYNSADNTSLEEFVELHNTAATPVDLSGWRFSDGVEYTFAPGQTIPAGGYVVIAEDPAGLYEAFGVTAIGQFSGGLNNDGERIALSDAQGDLVDEVEYGATFPWPIAADGGGGSMELINPLLDNNLGSNWRPSYLVPLFGETNEQEPASAGALNDLVHRWSFSGNLDDSVGNADGALVDPQDLASFGSGVLDVSANSGQGSNQFPFNSGAYVDLPNGIVSDLGNDATFEWWGTITRNRTWAEIFSFGTSDAGEDRSPSASNQDYITLIPQSGNGTLRVTHRFGASGSESSADWSEAPELNVEHHFAVTWNSETELQTLYVNGQPIASSPTLIDLADINDNNNWLGRSQWNDPLFDGYHNEFRIYDRALSTAEVATSYTAGPDALALGPQINSFTASSDEILAGQSVTLSWDVDDETSLSIDRGVGTVTGQTQIVVSPTQTTTYTLSATNAEGTTTRTVRVVVEYPRATPGSQNNSFAVNAAPAITEVTVDGGATSANSGVVTAAVSDPNGVASVILQYQIVAPGEYLPARLPASYGELLTNPDARPTANPEYFDPDNWVSVAMVDNGTGSDAVADDGIYTAVIPAQSHRTLVRYRMQVSDLLGASAVAPYADDASFNFAYFVYDGIPEYTDGDGQVLADYDDLASLPTYHLLTRNQDIEDAVAYDFSDQVPQGSDGRFVYNWTGAIVYNGKVYDNITYRLRGANGRYYGEGKRSMRFRFNDGHWFEPLDQEGVPYPEQWKTLTTGKGFDNHSTLTYSLNEAMTMMLSNMMGVPAVDTHWFQFRVIDDAAEAPDQWNGDFWGINFALEDYDKRFLDAHDLEAGNLYKLINQSQDALRQQDYQSSDAVSDGSDHDYIEYVLSRASTDIEYRVNLEKYFIFHALVEAVRHYDYWPDSNKNMVYYFEPDYLAENDNLGKLWLMLWDTDATWGPTWNEGKDVVYDALFENNNDAYRDSLLKPEYYNTLRELRDLIWQPDQIVGMITELASTILPLEAADRARWQNVSENESGSYAGLGGAGATSITNLVQDMLDFAFTGGNWPGGGAGPGGGVGPGGRAAYLDGLLNASGEEALIPNKPTISYVGDQGMAANELSFQTTAFTDPQGNNTFGAIEWRVSEVTPSSAGYDTSVKFLDEWTASWESGPLSTFDATIDPPASAVKPGELHRARVRFQDSTGRWSHWSDPIEFTPSVANNLELTKDHLRITELHYNPTAGMPQLGEDVVDGEEFEFIEFINTSTTDEIDLSNVQIAGGVTFVFPNGTILAPGQRVLVLEDQGNFESRYGDGLPIAGEWSGALSNGGEELIVLASDLTVIQQFEYSDDWYKRTDGDGSSLEVIDTEGDYEDARNWRASRSVNGTPAAAPVTTIDVVVNEVLANPVASNGDAIELINTTGAAIDISGWWLSDQGTNLLKYQIPSGTILAAGGLIVFNESHFNAGGGANASDFAIGAGGDDVYLVASAPDGKPIRFADDVSFDATLTGVSLGRAPDGETNYGLFPLATPSIGSPNGAPMQAGVVISEVQYHPTGSGAGISESQLEFIELHNSTAAALNLAGWRLSGGVDFVFPSATSIAAGETVVVVSFNPTNATLANAFRVYYGIDSGVRLVGAFSGGLDDRGEEIELQAPTAPPSGETEPGYYLVDRVTYTATVPWPTGADGGGASLTRGEAVAFGDAVASWTAKTPNPGSAFVPYHTADFNEDGFVNQSDYDIWRAHYGKASGVTKADGDANSDGLVNAADYTVWRDNLGHQSPAPVVVARDFPESAIEPSRELVWESAAESPIDLAEMSSAEASATNQDVAPSPAPQLIQASTVVASSAPVRRAVPRQASIAHDYDRALELLYAVAPVVDAQQAEGTGSASMLIDTTDEELSGKESLAINLRVW; this is encoded by the coding sequence ATGGCGTCTTTTCGGAATCGGCAGTGGGGTTTTCGTACGCTCACCAAGGCCCCGCGGGCGAAGGTCGGGAATCAACGGGCGCGGCGGCGGATGCGTGTCGAGGGGCTCGAAGACCGGCGGATGATGGCCGTCGTCATCAACGAGATCCATTACAACTCGGCCGACAACACGAGCCTGGAGGAGTTCGTTGAGCTCCACAACACGGCGGCGACACCGGTCGACCTGTCGGGCTGGCGCTTCAGTGACGGGGTCGAGTACACGTTCGCCCCTGGGCAGACGATTCCCGCCGGCGGTTACGTCGTGATCGCGGAGGACCCGGCCGGTTTGTACGAGGCGTTCGGCGTCACAGCGATCGGGCAGTTTTCGGGCGGGCTGAACAATGACGGCGAACGCATCGCCCTCTCCGATGCTCAGGGTGACCTCGTCGATGAGGTCGAGTACGGCGCGACGTTCCCCTGGCCGATCGCTGCGGACGGTGGCGGCGGCTCGATGGAACTGATCAACCCGCTGCTGGACAACAACCTCGGCAGCAACTGGCGGCCATCTTACCTCGTGCCGCTCTTCGGTGAGACGAATGAGCAAGAGCCCGCCAGCGCCGGTGCGCTTAACGACCTCGTGCACCGCTGGAGTTTCTCAGGGAACCTCGACGACAGTGTCGGCAACGCCGACGGCGCACTCGTTGACCCGCAAGACCTTGCGTCCTTCGGTAGCGGCGTGCTCGACGTCAGCGCCAACAGCGGGCAAGGGTCCAATCAGTTCCCATTCAACTCGGGCGCCTATGTCGACCTGCCGAATGGCATTGTTTCAGACCTGGGCAATGACGCCACCTTCGAGTGGTGGGGGACGATCACCCGCAATCGGACCTGGGCGGAAATCTTCTCTTTCGGCACGAGCGACGCCGGCGAGGACCGTTCGCCCAGCGCCAGCAACCAAGATTACATCACGCTGATCCCGCAATCGGGGAACGGCACGCTGCGGGTCACCCACCGCTTTGGCGCGTCGGGGTCAGAGAGCTCGGCGGACTGGAGCGAGGCGCCGGAGCTGAACGTCGAGCACCACTTCGCCGTCACGTGGAACAGCGAGACTGAGTTGCAAACGTTGTACGTCAACGGCCAGCCGATCGCGAGCAGTCCGACCCTCATCGACCTGGCGGACATCAACGACAACAACAACTGGCTCGGTCGCTCGCAGTGGAACGACCCGCTCTTCGACGGCTACCACAACGAGTTCCGTATCTACGACCGCGCCCTGTCGACGGCCGAGGTCGCCACCAGCTACACAGCGGGCCCCGACGCGCTGGCGCTCGGCCCGCAGATCAATTCGTTCACCGCCAGCAGCGACGAAATCCTGGCCGGCCAGTCGGTGACGCTGTCATGGGACGTCGACGACGAGACGTCGCTGTCGATCGATCGCGGCGTCGGCACGGTGACCGGCCAGACGCAGATCGTCGTCTCGCCCACGCAGACGACCACCTACACGCTCTCCGCCACGAACGCCGAAGGGACGACGACGCGCACGGTGCGGGTCGTCGTCGAGTACCCGCGGGCGACCCCGGGTTCGCAGAACAACTCCTTCGCTGTCAACGCGGCGCCGGCGATTACTGAGGTGACCGTTGATGGCGGCGCTACGTCGGCCAACTCGGGCGTTGTCACGGCGGCGGTGAGCGATCCCAATGGTGTGGCCTCGGTCATCTTGCAGTACCAAATCGTCGCCCCTGGCGAGTACCTCCCCGCGCGACTGCCGGCTTCCTACGGCGAACTGCTGACCAATCCCGACGCCCGTCCAACCGCCAACCCCGAGTACTTCGACCCGGACAACTGGGTCAGCGTTGCGATGGTCGATAACGGTACCGGATCGGACGCGGTAGCGGACGATGGCATCTATACCGCGGTGATTCCTGCGCAGTCGCACCGCACCCTGGTGCGGTATCGGATGCAGGTGAGCGATTTGCTCGGCGCCTCGGCCGTGGCGCCCTACGCCGACGACGCGTCGTTCAACTTCGCCTACTTTGTTTACGACGGCATCCCCGAGTACACCGATGGCGACGGTCAGGTGCTTGCCGACTACGACGACCTGGCGTCGTTGCCGACCTACCATCTGTTGACGCGCAACCAAGACATCGAAGATGCGGTCGCCTACGACTTCTCCGATCAGGTGCCGCAGGGATCGGACGGGCGATTCGTATACAACTGGACCGGGGCGATCGTCTACAATGGCAAGGTCTACGACAACATCACCTACCGCCTCCGCGGCGCCAACGGGCGTTATTACGGCGAGGGCAAGCGGAGCATGCGTTTTCGCTTCAACGACGGCCATTGGTTCGAGCCGCTCGACCAAGAGGGCGTGCCTTACCCCGAGCAATGGAAGACGCTGACTACCGGCAAGGGCTTCGACAACCATTCGACGCTCACTTATTCGCTAAATGAAGCGATGACGATGATGCTGTCGAACATGATGGGCGTGCCGGCCGTGGACACGCATTGGTTCCAATTCCGCGTGATCGATGACGCCGCCGAGGCGCCGGACCAATGGAACGGCGACTTCTGGGGGATCAACTTCGCCCTCGAGGACTATGACAAACGGTTCCTCGACGCGCACGACCTCGAGGCGGGCAACCTCTACAAGCTCATCAACCAATCGCAAGACGCCCTACGCCAGCAGGATTACCAATCGTCCGACGCGGTGTCGGACGGTTCGGACCATGATTACATCGAGTACGTCCTGTCGCGCGCAAGCACGGACATCGAGTACCGGGTCAACCTCGAGAAGTACTTCATTTTCCACGCGCTCGTCGAAGCGGTCCGTCACTATGACTATTGGCCCGACTCCAATAAGAACATGGTGTACTACTTCGAGCCCGATTACCTGGCGGAGAACGACAACCTCGGCAAGCTTTGGCTGATGCTGTGGGACACCGACGCTACCTGGGGGCCGACGTGGAACGAGGGCAAAGACGTCGTCTACGACGCCCTGTTTGAGAATAACAACGATGCCTATCGCGACAGCCTGCTAAAGCCAGAGTACTACAATACACTCCGCGAATTGCGCGACCTAATCTGGCAGCCCGACCAGATCGTGGGGATGATCACCGAGCTTGCCTCGACCATACTGCCGCTCGAAGCGGCGGACCGGGCGCGGTGGCAGAACGTTAGTGAGAACGAGTCTGGTAGCTACGCGGGTCTCGGCGGCGCTGGAGCGACGTCGATCACAAACCTCGTGCAGGACATGCTCGACTTCGCCTTTACGGGCGGCAACTGGCCCGGCGGCGGCGCGGGACCGGGCGGCGGGGTAGGCCCCGGCGGGCGGGCGGCTTACCTGGACGGTTTGCTCAACGCCTCGGGTGAAGAAGCGCTGATCCCCAACAAGCCGACGATCAGCTACGTCGGTGATCAAGGGATGGCGGCGAACGAACTATCGTTCCAGACAACGGCCTTTACCGATCCCCAAGGGAACAACACTTTCGGCGCCATTGAATGGCGGGTCTCCGAGGTCACGCCTTCGTCTGCCGGCTACGACACGAGCGTCAAGTTCCTCGACGAATGGACCGCGAGTTGGGAGTCGGGCCCGCTGTCGACCTTCGATGCGACGATCGATCCACCGGCATCGGCCGTTAAGCCGGGAGAGCTGCACCGCGCGCGGGTGCGGTTCCAGGACTCGACTGGCCGCTGGAGCCACTGGTCCGATCCGATCGAGTTCACCCCTTCGGTCGCAAACAACCTGGAGCTGACGAAGGACCACCTGCGTATCACCGAGCTGCACTACAACCCCACGGCAGGCATGCCGCAGCTCGGTGAAGACGTGGTTGATGGCGAGGAGTTCGAGTTCATCGAGTTCATCAACACGAGCACGACCGACGAGATCGACCTCAGCAACGTGCAGATCGCCGGCGGCGTGACGTTCGTCTTCCCCAACGGCACGATCTTGGCGCCGGGACAGCGGGTCCTGGTACTCGAAGACCAGGGCAACTTCGAGTCACGCTACGGCGACGGGCTACCGATCGCTGGCGAGTGGTCCGGCGCGTTGAGCAACGGCGGCGAAGAGCTGATCGTGCTGGCGAGCGACCTGACGGTGATCCAGCAGTTCGAGTACAGCGACGATTGGTACAAGCGCACCGATGGCGACGGCTCGTCGCTTGAGGTGATCGACACCGAAGGAGATTACGAAGACGCCCGCAACTGGCGTGCGAGCCGCTCCGTCAACGGTACACCGGCGGCGGCGCCGGTCACGACCATCGACGTCGTGGTGAACGAGGTGCTCGCCAACCCGGTAGCGTCCAACGGCGATGCGATCGAGCTGATCAACACGACGGGCGCCGCGATCGACATCTCGGGCTGGTGGCTGTCGGATCAAGGGACCAACTTGCTGAAGTACCAGATCCCTTCCGGGACGATCCTGGCTGCCGGCGGGCTGATTGTCTTTAACGAATCGCACTTCAACGCGGGCGGCGGTGCGAACGCCAGCGACTTTGCGATCGGCGCCGGCGGAGACGACGTTTACCTCGTGGCGTCGGCGCCCGACGGCAAGCCGATCCGCTTTGCTGACGACGTGTCGTTCGACGCGACGCTAACCGGCGTGTCGCTCGGTCGTGCGCCCGATGGCGAGACGAACTACGGCCTCTTCCCGCTGGCGACGCCTTCGATCGGCAGCCCCAATGGTGCGCCGATGCAGGCCGGGGTCGTCATCAGTGAAGTCCAGTACCACCCCACGGGCTCCGGCGCAGGGATCAGCGAGTCGCAACTTGAGTTCATTGAGCTGCACAACTCGACGGCGGCGGCGCTCAACCTTGCCGGATGGCGGTTGAGCGGCGGCGTCGATTTTGTGTTCCCCTCGGCGACGAGCATCGCTGCGGGCGAGACGGTTGTCGTTGTCAGTTTCAATCCGACCAATGCCACGCTCGCCAACGCCTTCCGCGTCTACTACGGCATCGACTCCGGCGTGCGATTGGTGGGGGCGTTTTCGGGCGGCCTCGACGACCGTGGAGAAGAGATCGAACTGCAGGCGCCGACCGCTCCGCCGTCCGGTGAGACCGAGCCGGGCTACTACCTGGTCGATCGTGTGACGTACACGGCGACGGTCCCATGGCCGACCGGCGCCGATGGCGGTGGGGCGTCTCTGACACGCGGCGAAGCGGTGGCGTTCGGCGACGCCGTCGCTTCATGGACGGCCAAGACGCCAAATCCCGGCAGCGCTTTTGTGCCCTACCACACCGCTGACTTCAACGAAGACGGCTTCGTCAATCAGTCGGACTACGACATCTGGCGCGCTCACTACGGAAAGGCAAGCGGCGTCACGAAGGCCGACGGCGACGCCAACAGCGACGGCTTGGTGAACGCCGCCGACTACACGGTCTGGCGCGACAACCTTGGCCATCAGTCGCCGGCGCCCGTAGTGGTTGCCCGCGACTTCCCCGAGTCAGCAATTGAACCGTCGCGCGAGCTCGTCTGGGAGTCCGCTGCCGAGTCGCCTATCGATTTAGCGGAGATGTCGTCGGCAGAGGCGTCGGCAACCAATCAGGACGTGGCCCCCTCCCCTGCTCCGCAGTTGATCCAGGCGTCAACAGTGGTCGCGTCGTCGGCGCCTGTCCGCCGTGCCGTGCCACGGCAGGCATCGATCGCGCACGACTACGATCGGGCGCTCGAGCTGCTTTATGCCGTGGCGCCGGTCGTTGACGCGCAACAGGCGGAAGGCACGGGATCGGCGTCGATGCTTATTGATACCACGGACGAGGAACTTTCCGGCAAGGAATCGCTTGCGATCAACCTTCGGGTTTGGTGA
- a CDS encoding chitobiase/beta-hexosaminidase C-terminal domain-containing protein, producing the protein MRRKTKAFQSRRLLCQRLEPRIALDASMLRITEVMAANDETLYDFEGDASDWVEIYNPSAATVDLSGFYLSDRKNNPTKWEFPEDASVAAGGYLVVFASDKDLLAPNGELHASFALSADGEYIGLFDDDGVTVVDEIFPGFPEQTDDVSFGLSMEPTGASTVLVGGGAQGRAWVPTSSVYDATWTSPEFNDALFNIAGPTGFGYESSPGNAVNFTSHIGTTVPAGTTSLYVRIEFDLTTLAGIDQLKLAMKYDDGFIAYLNGVPIAESNAPEGAQWNATASGLNEDDDAIVYEEFDVSGAISSLVIGENVLAIHALNISNTSSDFLMSPLLVAEQSVITTPETLGFFDVPTPGYGNGESFAGFATEPTFSVPHGFYDTPQSIALASATPGATILYTTDGSTPTVNANLVPTNGVVYTGPITVSGTRTIRAIAYRQDFKTSYVQSASYLFLNDIVAQSPQGQTPPGWPVSGVNGQEMNYGIDPDIISQYGVQAVKDSLLSIPTITLTTDLANLFNSSTGIYVNAGNRGRNWERLTSVELINPDGSEGFSTTAGLRIRGGYSRGDFNPKHAFRLYFRGDYGDGKLNYPLYGDDGVDEFDVLDLRTAQNYSWSSEGNVQNTFLREVFARDTQADLGQPHTRSNYYHLYLDGQYWGIFMTQERISEDFGESYFGGEASDYDVVKSDLAVSGGTEIADGNDAAWRQLFELAQTMADSPGRYANNYWTMQGLHPDGSRDPSLPVLLDVGNLVDYMMIIIYTGGYDSGISQFLNNERANNWFGIRNRVTGEQGFQFFLHDNEHSLGAGSGVHGTLGIDRTGPFISNNDRVFEQFNPHFLHQDLLSHPEYKQKFIDRTQELFFNGGALTVDASIARMLERKEQVDPAIIAEAARWGDSKLSTPRNKSTWESEVNWLINTYFPTRGPLVLNQLRADGLFTSFAAPTFSQFGGEAPFGFELSMTSGAGTIYYTTDGQTDPRSIGGAVNASSEVQAYGGPIPLAGETTVMARLRTLSGQWSGLVKATFDVATNPGDFDSDGVVDEDDYLVWRATYGSTTDLRADGNADGVVNAADYTVWRDQQHAAQVLAAALASTPPTEVDAPPQPEVAATVSESESTQTESSAIGVNTLRWIDTPLITATSSALSRSATPMSDPGPTPHRARRLLLLDSHQQQAAEESVPTRYRPSTRQDLQSVDSAFASLEESIEWRSLSL; encoded by the coding sequence ATGCGCCGAAAGACCAAGGCCTTCCAATCGCGTCGTCTCCTCTGCCAACGGCTTGAGCCGCGCATCGCGCTGGACGCGTCGATGCTCCGCATCACTGAGGTGATGGCGGCGAACGACGAGACGCTCTACGACTTCGAGGGCGACGCCTCCGACTGGGTCGAGATCTACAACCCCTCCGCTGCGACGGTCGATCTCTCTGGTTTCTATCTCAGCGACCGCAAGAACAACCCGACGAAGTGGGAGTTCCCCGAGGACGCATCGGTCGCGGCGGGTGGCTACCTCGTCGTCTTCGCTTCGGACAAAGACCTCCTCGCCCCGAACGGGGAACTACACGCCAGCTTCGCATTGTCGGCTGACGGTGAGTACATCGGCCTGTTCGACGATGACGGCGTCACGGTCGTTGACGAGATCTTCCCGGGCTTTCCCGAACAGACCGACGACGTTTCGTTTGGACTATCGATGGAACCGACGGGCGCTTCGACGGTGCTCGTCGGCGGGGGGGCACAAGGCCGCGCCTGGGTCCCCACGAGCAGCGTCTACGACGCAACGTGGACCAGCCCCGAGTTCAATGACGCGCTCTTCAACATCGCGGGTCCGACGGGCTTTGGATACGAATCTTCGCCTGGCAACGCCGTCAACTTCACCAGCCATATCGGCACAACGGTTCCGGCAGGCACGACATCGCTGTACGTGCGCATCGAGTTCGATCTGACAACGCTTGCGGGCATTGACCAGCTCAAGCTGGCTATGAAGTACGACGACGGCTTCATCGCCTACCTCAACGGCGTCCCGATCGCCGAATCGAACGCGCCCGAGGGCGCGCAATGGAACGCCACCGCTTCGGGGCTGAACGAGGACGACGACGCGATTGTCTATGAAGAGTTCGACGTCTCGGGCGCGATTTCGTCGCTGGTGATCGGCGAGAACGTCCTGGCGATCCACGCACTGAACATCTCCAACACCAGCTCCGACTTCCTGATGTCGCCGCTGCTAGTCGCCGAGCAGTCCGTCATCACAACGCCTGAGACGCTCGGCTTCTTCGACGTCCCTACTCCCGGATACGGCAACGGCGAGAGCTTCGCCGGGTTCGCCACCGAGCCGACCTTCAGCGTCCCGCACGGCTTCTACGACACGCCGCAGTCGATCGCGCTCGCCAGCGCGACGCCCGGCGCGACGATCCTCTACACCACCGACGGCTCAACGCCGACGGTCAACGCCAACCTCGTCCCGACCAACGGCGTTGTCTACACGGGCCCGATCACCGTCAGCGGCACACGGACCATACGGGCGATCGCGTACCGACAGGACTTTAAGACTTCCTACGTCCAATCGGCGAGCTACCTCTTCCTCAACGACATCGTCGCTCAGTCGCCTCAGGGCCAAACACCCCCCGGCTGGCCCGTCAGCGGCGTCAATGGCCAGGAGATGAACTACGGGATCGACCCTGACATCATCAGCCAGTACGGCGTGCAGGCGGTCAAGGACTCCCTCCTCTCGATCCCGACAATCACGCTGACAACCGATCTGGCGAACCTGTTCAATTCGTCTACGGGCATCTACGTTAATGCCGGCAACCGAGGCCGCAACTGGGAACGACTCACGTCGGTCGAACTGATCAACCCCGACGGATCGGAAGGCTTCTCCACCACCGCGGGCCTGCGGATCCGCGGCGGTTACAGCCGCGGCGATTTCAATCCCAAGCACGCCTTCCGCCTCTACTTCCGTGGCGACTACGGCGACGGAAAGCTCAACTACCCGCTGTACGGGGACGACGGCGTCGATGAGTTTGACGTCCTCGATCTCCGCACCGCCCAGAACTACTCCTGGTCGTCCGAAGGCAACGTCCAAAACACGTTCCTGCGCGAAGTCTTTGCACGCGACACACAGGCCGACCTCGGTCAGCCCCACACCCGTAGCAATTACTACCATCTCTATCTCGACGGTCAATACTGGGGCATTTTCATGACCCAGGAACGCATTAGTGAAGACTTCGGTGAGAGCTACTTCGGCGGTGAGGCCTCGGACTACGACGTTGTGAAATCCGACCTCGCTGTTTCCGGGGGCACCGAGATCGCCGACGGCAACGACGCCGCATGGCGCCAGTTGTTCGAGCTCGCCCAGACCATGGCGGATAGCCCCGGCCGGTACGCCAACAATTACTGGACCATGCAAGGGCTTCACCCCGACGGCTCGCGCGACCCGTCGCTGCCGGTGCTGCTCGACGTAGGCAACCTCGTCGATTACATGATGATCATCATCTACACCGGCGGCTACGACTCGGGCATCTCCCAGTTCCTCAACAACGAGCGCGCCAACAACTGGTTCGGCATCCGCAACCGCGTCACGGGCGAGCAAGGCTTCCAGTTCTTCCTTCACGACAACGAGCACTCGCTCGGCGCCGGCTCGGGCGTTCACGGCACCTTGGGCATCGACCGCACCGGCCCCTTCATCAGCAACAACGACCGGGTCTTCGAGCAGTTCAACCCGCACTTCCTCCACCAAGACCTGCTCTCGCACCCCGAGTACAAGCAGAAGTTCATCGACCGCACGCAAGAGCTGTTCTTCAACGGCGGAGCGCTGACTGTGGACGCCAGCATCGCGCGGATGCTCGAGCGTAAGGAGCAGGTCGATCCGGCGATCATCGCCGAGGCCGCACGCTGGGGCGACTCGAAACTCAGCACGCCCCGGAACAAGTCGACCTGGGAATCCGAGGTCAACTGGCTGATCAACACCTACTTCCCAACCCGGGGACCGCTCGTCCTCAACCAGCTCCGCGCCGACGGCCTGTTCACTTCCTTCGCCGCCCCAACGTTCAGCCAGTTCGGCGGTGAAGCGCCCTTCGGCTTCGAGCTGTCCATGACCTCAGGCGCGGGCACGATCTACTACACAACCGACGGCCAGACCGACCCCCGCAGCATCGGAGGCGCGGTCAACGCTTCAAGCGAGGTCCAAGCCTACGGCGGGCCGATCCCACTCGCCGGAGAGACGACCGTCATGGCGCGCCTACGCACGCTCAGTGGGCAATGGTCGGGCCTCGTCAAGGCGACCTTCGATGTCGCGACCAATCCAGGGGACTTCGACTCCGACGGCGTCGTCGATGAAGACGATTACCTCGTCTGGCGTGCAACCTACGGCTCGACCACCGACCTCCGCGCCGACGGGAACGCCGATGGCGTCGTTAACGCCGCCGACTACACGGTCTGGCGGGATCAGCAGCACGCGGCACAAGTCTTAGCGGCGGCGCTCGCCAGCACGCCGCCAACCGAAGTCGACGCCCCTCCCCAGCCCGAGGTGGCAGCCACCGTCAGCGAAAGTGAATCCACGCAGACCGAGTCGTCCGCTATCGGCGTCAACACGCTGAGGTGGATCGATACGCCACTCATCACCGCCACATCGTCGGCGCTAAGCCGATCGGCAACACCGATGAGCGATCCTGGGCCGACTCCCCACCGTGCGCGGCGCCTGCTGCTGCTCGACAGCCATCAGCAGCAAGCCGCCGAAGAGTCCGTACCGACTCGCTATCGCCCCTCCACGCGGCAAGACTTGCAATCCGTCGATTCGGCGTTCGCATCGCTCGAAGAGTCGATTGAATGGCGATCACTCTCGCTTTAG